From one Bacillus clarus genomic stretch:
- a CDS encoding hybrid sensor histidine kinase/response regulator transcription factor, translating into MFSVMKKWFWYDWIFVSVRTFWLFIIISVAFIHPSLINASLWIVLSLAIVVYLVPLIVRHRKEDWYLAVDVTASGLFYLYLAYVAPGLLWSFVLLVMIIGLANIRKNYVWTGILCGIVFPVLNSWIADHLPYESTFSCSLGFVIGMAFNILIRYHKQAQIIQEQKLLLEQHIKRIEELTLIEERNRLSHELHDTIGHTLTSLIVGVESLRLSVPDSQFERIDSLVGIAQHSLDDIRKHLHQLSHNPLNHSLSESLRLLTEEFMRSTGTTVTFRVIGNETFVMQKINFCLYRCLQESLTNAVRHGKASAIAVQLHFDRQRLRLQIEDNGIGMEEIQFGFGFNGMKERLEQYHGTLSVHSGAELGKFVICTIPLQTELVHDTIRLLIVDDHALITDSLEQVLEQHADFTVVGKAKDGHEALEHCNQSHPDIVLMDIRMPGVGGLEALLEMKQRWPEMKIVLMTTFENSLQAATALEHGAEGYMLKSIHPRELKEALKLIYNGGTWIDQSVATRVFEEMKRQREQLEKISSSKENYPYGLTKREMEILEHLSNGLRYKSIATKLFLSEGTIRNYCSNLYSKLGVNNREEAIKMARTENIL; encoded by the coding sequence ATGTTCTCAGTAATGAAAAAATGGTTTTGGTATGATTGGATATTTGTATCCGTACGAACGTTTTGGCTGTTCATTATTATAAGTGTTGCTTTTATACATCCATCATTAATCAATGCGTCACTTTGGATTGTACTTTCTCTTGCTATCGTCGTTTACCTTGTTCCATTAATCGTCCGCCATAGGAAAGAAGACTGGTATCTTGCAGTCGATGTCACGGCATCAGGCTTATTTTATCTTTATTTAGCCTACGTAGCGCCAGGATTGCTTTGGTCTTTCGTTTTACTCGTGATGATTATTGGCTTAGCAAACATTCGAAAAAACTATGTGTGGACAGGTATCCTCTGTGGAATCGTATTCCCAGTATTGAACAGCTGGATCGCCGATCATCTCCCGTATGAATCCACCTTTAGCTGTAGCCTTGGTTTTGTCATTGGGATGGCGTTTAATATATTAATTCGGTACCATAAGCAAGCCCAAATTATACAAGAGCAGAAGCTGTTGCTGGAGCAACATATTAAGCGGATTGAGGAGCTTACGCTGATAGAAGAGCGCAACCGACTGTCACATGAGCTACATGACACAATTGGCCATACCCTTACCTCTCTCATTGTCGGTGTCGAATCACTGCGATTGTCAGTACCAGATTCACAGTTTGAGAGAATTGATTCACTTGTCGGTATTGCTCAGCACAGTCTGGATGATATCCGAAAGCATCTTCATCAGCTCTCTCATAATCCATTAAACCATTCGTTAAGTGAATCGCTGAGACTATTAACCGAAGAGTTTATGAGGTCGACAGGTACAACGGTTACATTCCGTGTGATTGGCAATGAGACTTTCGTAATGCAAAAAATAAATTTTTGCCTATATCGCTGCCTTCAAGAGTCTCTAACAAATGCAGTTCGACATGGCAAAGCGAGCGCAATAGCCGTTCAACTACATTTCGATAGGCAACGGCTTCGGTTACAGATTGAAGATAACGGCATCGGAATGGAAGAAATCCAATTCGGATTTGGGTTCAATGGGATGAAGGAACGGCTTGAACAATATCACGGCACATTGTCGGTTCATTCTGGAGCTGAGCTGGGAAAATTTGTTATATGTACTATTCCATTGCAGACAGAACTTGTGCATGACACGATCCGCCTTTTGATTGTTGATGATCATGCACTTATTACCGACAGTTTGGAGCAAGTTTTGGAGCAGCATGCTGATTTTACCGTCGTTGGTAAAGCAAAGGATGGGCACGAAGCATTAGAACATTGTAATCAGTCGCATCCTGATATCGTGCTAATGGATATTCGCATGCCGGGAGTGGGCGGACTGGAAGCTTTACTTGAGATGAAACAGCGATGGCCTGAAATGAAGATTGTGCTTATGACAACGTTTGAGAATTCCTTGCAGGCAGCAACTGCATTGGAGCACGGGGCAGAAGGCTACATGCTGAAGTCAATTCATCCACGAGAGTTGAAGGAAGCCTTGAAACTTATTTATAACGGAGGAACCTGGATCGATCAATCGGTCGCTACGCGAGTTTTCGAAGAGATGAAGCGTCAACGCGAGCAACTGGAGAAGATCAGCTCAAGTAAGGAAAATTACCCGTACGGACTTACGAAACGTGAGATGGAAATTCTGGAGCATCTTTCGAACGGGCTTCGCTACAAGTCAATTGCCACTAAACTGTTTTTATCGGAGGGAACGATACGCAATTACTGCTCAAACCTTTACTCGAAGCTCGGCGTCAACAATCGCGAAGAAGCAATCAAAATGGCGCGAACAGAGAATATCTTGTAG
- a CDS encoding sensor domain-containing protein — protein sequence MTKASVQKTLQDFYFLLFTFASGLFYFCFYLVSITFALVMTVFFVGIPLLARVLQTTHTFVQYERIQTKVYTDISIESLPLRVKRGGDRWIRAGEIILNSSNWRTVFWLMQKFFVGIMSLICAVLLYVTPLVFIITPLLFQYFNIYLLGIAMNSWAKAIFVMIIGCILIWIRICIGNCLVRIIGIYTRTMFKAIKE from the coding sequence ATGACGAAAGCATCAGTTCAAAAAACTTTGCAAGATTTCTATTTCTTGTTATTTACCTTTGCATCCGGATTGTTTTATTTTTGCTTCTATCTGGTCAGCATTACATTTGCACTTGTAATGACAGTTTTCTTCGTAGGTATTCCTTTATTGGCGAGGGTGTTGCAAACAACTCACACATTTGTCCAGTATGAACGTATTCAGACGAAAGTTTATACGGACATATCAATAGAGTCATTACCACTAAGGGTAAAAAGAGGAGGGGATAGATGGATTAGAGCAGGAGAAATAATTCTTAATAGTAGCAACTGGAGGACTGTTTTTTGGCTCATGCAAAAATTTTTTGTTGGAATAATGAGCCTTATTTGTGCTGTTTTACTGTATGTAACGCCGCTAGTATTTATCATTACACCCTTACTTTTTCAATATTTTAATATATACTTATTGGGAATTGCTATGAATTCATGGGCGAAAGCTATTTTTGTCATGATTATTGGATGCATTCTCATTTGGATACGTATATGTATTGGAAACTGCTTAGTTCGAATAATTGGAATATACACGCGTACTATGTTTAAAGCTATAAAGGAGTGA
- a CDS encoding hybrid sensor histidine kinase/response regulator transcription factor, whose product MFKTLKIWVWYDWALLCIRFIIWLSLILTTIQHRDHLTVPLWIIILWEIVSFSVPWICLMFSYRYYLFTEIIFFGGVCFYLTLLFPSAYLAFLMPTFMIAANSAHKSYRWSGPITIILFPLLIAIFSKVTDLWGIILQIGLAFAMGSFFRLLVINYRQSETIRNQKHVLEQYVSQVERITLLEERDRLSKDLHDTMGHSYTTIIMGMETLRTELKSKEGEKQLDSLLQLARNSMEEVRLYLHQMDLSQESLPLAVTLQQLTEEFKKHAKVNVRTQIIGEEYMASKQSKMTLYRSLQESLTNAVRHGHSTEIIVSLHFEPQQIRLDVQDNGCGIDDWKDGFGLTAMKERVSQSQGRVIVYSKKGEGTLISCVLPKQVQLSNEQIRLCIVDDHSFIRESLHTILDVQEDLQVVGMAEDGEQAVELCERLKPDVVLMDLEMPNLDGIHATKMIKENWPDIRVLILSTFQDTEKAKEIIRNGADGYLLKSIDSRELTESIRLVYRGGTMINHELFHRMWEENEETGLVESKSDGKEFGLTKRELEVLNLLSQGSRYKTIASKLYLSNGTVRNYASNLYEKLGVKNREEAVQKAKDTGLLL is encoded by the coding sequence TTGTTTAAGACTTTGAAAATATGGGTCTGGTATGATTGGGCATTACTTTGTATACGTTTTATCATTTGGCTATCATTGATATTAACGACTATCCAACACCGAGACCATTTAACAGTACCACTTTGGATCATCATTCTTTGGGAAATCGTTTCATTTTCAGTACCTTGGATCTGTTTAATGTTCAGTTATCGCTATTATTTGTTTACTGAAATAATATTTTTTGGCGGAGTGTGTTTCTATTTAACTTTATTATTTCCGTCAGCGTATCTTGCTTTTTTAATGCCAACTTTTATGATTGCAGCAAATAGTGCTCATAAATCTTACCGCTGGTCGGGTCCTATCACAATTATTTTGTTCCCGTTGCTCATTGCGATATTTTCCAAAGTAACAGATTTATGGGGAATCATCTTACAAATTGGTTTAGCCTTTGCTATGGGTTCTTTTTTTCGTTTACTGGTTATTAATTACCGTCAAAGTGAAACCATTCGAAACCAGAAACATGTATTGGAACAATACGTATCCCAAGTTGAGCGAATAACATTACTCGAGGAACGTGATAGGCTCTCAAAAGACTTACACGATACGATGGGGCATTCCTATACCACAATTATTATGGGGATGGAAACATTACGTACGGAATTAAAGTCTAAAGAAGGAGAGAAACAGCTCGATTCATTATTACAATTAGCCCGTAACAGTATGGAAGAAGTAAGACTGTATTTGCATCAAATGGATTTATCACAAGAATCGCTTCCCTTAGCTGTCACATTACAGCAATTGACAGAGGAATTTAAGAAACATGCAAAAGTAAATGTACGTACTCAAATAATAGGGGAAGAGTATATGGCCTCCAAGCAATCAAAAATGACACTATATCGGAGCTTGCAGGAATCACTAACAAATGCTGTTCGCCATGGGCATTCCACAGAAATCATTGTGTCACTTCACTTTGAACCACAACAGATAAGATTGGATGTACAGGATAATGGCTGTGGGATAGATGATTGGAAGGATGGCTTTGGATTAACTGCAATGAAAGAGCGCGTGAGTCAGTCACAAGGAAGAGTCATTGTTTACTCCAAAAAAGGGGAAGGGACGTTAATTTCATGTGTATTACCGAAACAAGTACAACTGTCTAATGAACAAATTCGCTTGTGTATTGTCGATGATCATTCTTTTATTCGAGAAAGTCTTCATACAATTTTGGATGTACAGGAGGATTTACAAGTAGTGGGAATGGCTGAAGATGGAGAACAGGCTGTGGAATTGTGTGAAAGACTAAAACCAGATGTAGTACTAATGGATTTAGAGATGCCCAATCTGGATGGAATTCATGCGACTAAAATGATTAAGGAAAATTGGCCGGACATTCGTGTACTCATTCTGTCAACCTTTCAGGATACAGAAAAGGCAAAGGAAATCATACGAAATGGTGCAGATGGGTATTTGTTGAAATCCATAGATTCGCGTGAACTAACTGAATCAATTCGTCTAGTCTATCGGGGAGGCACGATGATTAACCATGAGTTGTTTCATAGAATGTGGGAAGAAAATGAAGAAACAGGATTAGTTGAATCAAAATCAGATGGAAAAGAGTTTGGCTTAACGAAACGCGAACTAGAGGTTTTGAATCTATTATCACAAGGTAGCCGTTATAAAACAATTGCTTCGAAACTTTACTTATCAAACGGAACAGTAAGAAATTACGCTTCCAATCTCTATGAAAAGCTGGGAGTCAAAAATCGAGAAGAAGCCGTGCAAAAAGCAAAGGATACAGGATTACTTTTGTAA
- a CDS encoding IS110 family transposase — protein sequence MKHVIAFDISMGKSYMVIYNAQKQCVFESEIKHSKPEFKKLQEKIHELTDKTGELPEIVFEATGIYSRQLERLMQDNQYTYCLLNPLEAKLQCDSLRIHKTDRSDAHRLALTHFTATRRVFTGTDNLFYQLKSLSRLYSELDSELSIIRGRMHKVIQLTFPELERMFTSKSDLFLNFVQLFPHPDCILGLSKTIIKNRIRANTNKKISNITAEKKAIQILEIAKTSYPAVSQNDVLCDQLKLYARRYQELLHQKECCINKMVYIAKQRAEYDIILSLPGIGPNTAVRLMAEIGDITRFNNNKQLNAFAGIDIRRFQSGKTFFKDKINKRGNKHLRKLLFLIIQNMIKQRRYGQNHIVEYYDKLKTQPYNKCHKVASIACVNKFLKLLFHLITHDIHYDYRLTA from the coding sequence ATGAAACACGTAATTGCGTTTGACATCAGTATGGGTAAAAGTTATATGGTAATTTATAATGCACAGAAACAATGTGTATTTGAAAGTGAAATCAAGCATTCTAAACCTGAATTCAAAAAGCTACAAGAAAAGATTCATGAGCTTACAGATAAGACCGGTGAATTGCCTGAAATCGTATTCGAAGCAACAGGTATCTATTCCAGGCAGCTAGAACGATTGATGCAAGATAATCAGTATACATATTGTTTATTAAACCCATTAGAAGCCAAGCTACAATGTGATTCCTTACGGATTCATAAGACCGATCGAAGCGACGCACACCGATTAGCTCTCACTCATTTTACAGCTACCCGAAGAGTATTTACCGGAACTGATAATTTATTCTACCAGCTAAAATCTCTTTCTAGATTATATAGTGAACTGGATAGTGAATTATCGATAATTCGTGGTCGTATGCATAAAGTAATCCAATTAACATTTCCTGAGTTGGAGAGAATGTTTACCAGTAAATCTGATTTGTTTTTAAATTTTGTTCAACTATTCCCCCACCCAGATTGTATTTTAGGTCTTTCAAAAACCATTATAAAAAATCGTATTCGTGCCAACACCAATAAAAAAATATCAAATATTACAGCGGAGAAAAAAGCGATTCAAATACTTGAAATAGCGAAAACTTCCTATCCTGCTGTTTCTCAGAACGATGTTCTATGTGATCAACTCAAATTATACGCAAGACGCTATCAAGAGCTTCTTCACCAAAAAGAATGCTGTATTAACAAGATGGTATATATAGCCAAGCAACGTGCAGAATACGATATCATTCTCAGTCTTCCTGGGATTGGACCGAATACTGCAGTACGCTTGATGGCTGAAATAGGAGATATTACTCGCTTTAACAATAACAAGCAACTCAATGCATTTGCTGGTATTGATATACGCCGTTTTCAATCAGGTAAAACCTTTTTTAAAGATAAAATTAATAAACGTGGAAATAAACATTTGCGGAAGCTCCTTTTCCTCATCATCCAGAACATGATTAAACAACGACGTTACGGACAAAATCACATTGTTGAGTATTATGATAAATTAAAAACGCAACCCTATAACAAATGTCATAAAGTTGCGTCCATTGCATGTGTAAACAAGTTCTTGAAACTCCTCTTTCACCTTATTACACATGATATACACTATGATTATCGGTTAACGGCCTAA